The Paenibacillus dendritiformis region ATCCCTCCCAGACGTCATGGAGATCAACCCGGCCCCGGGGGCATCACTTGATGCTCGCCCCGATAATATAGGACAGCGAAATGGAAATAATCATCGCCAACAGTCCGACCGCCCGGTTATCCTTTTCGATCTCTTCATCCAGCCGGAAATAAGGCATCAAGAAGCCGAATAAAAAGTAGGCGGCAAGCAACAGCACGTATCCAAGCGCAGCCCACAGCAAGGACGTGTACAAGGAATCCCTGGCCACGATTCCGAAGCGAAAAATATTGCATATCCCGAATATTTTACCGGACGTGGCCATGGCAACGCTGAGATTCCCCTTGCGGATCTCATCCCAGCACTTGTATTTCGTCACAAGCTCGAAAATGGACAACAGCAGCACTAAAGCCAGCACGGCTACGGAAAAATAAGCAATCATGGATACATAGGGATTGCTTAGCCATTGTTC contains the following coding sequences:
- a CDS encoding DUF350 domain-containing protein; the encoded protein is MEVMIEQWLSNPYVSMIAYFSVAVLALVLLLSIFELVTKYKCWDEIRKGNLSVAMATSGKIFGICNIFRFGIVARDSLYTSLLWAALGYVLLLAAYFLFGFLMPYFRLDEEIEKDNRAVGLLAMIISISLSYIIGASIK